From bacterium, a single genomic window includes:
- a CDS encoding ornithine cyclodeaminase family protein, with protein sequence MKILNLEQIKNILPGIDLIPAIEKGFAALSQKRAVVPPVAELLFKDPPGEVHIKYGYIIGDDLYVIKIASGFYNSKEPGTSLNNGLMLLFNRKTGQVESILLDEGHLTNIRTAAAGAIAAKYLA encoded by the coding sequence ATGAAGATATTGAATCTTGAACAGATTAAAAATATACTCCCCGGTATTGATCTTATTCCGGCCATTGAAAAGGGCTTTGCCGCACTTTCTCAGAAAAGAGCAGTAGTTCCCCCTGTGGCTGAGCTTCTGTTTAAAGATCCGCCGGGAGAAGTACATATTAAATACGGATACATTATAGGAGATGATCTCTATGTTATAAAAATAGCATCCGGCTTTTATAACAGTAAAGAACCCGGAACCTCCTTAAACAACGGACTCATGCTTCTTTTCAACCGGAAAACAGGACAGGTGGAATCTATTCTGCTTGACGAAGGCCATCTTACAAACATACGCACTGCTGCTGCCGGAGCAATTGCTGCAAAATATCTTGC